Proteins from one Paenibacillus amylolyticus genomic window:
- a CDS encoding cytochrome C oxidase subunit IV family protein has protein sequence MSAQDKTDQQPVKHRHRTEGPQKHVVVFVFSIILTLIAFAAASAGGVNTTFTIIILLVMAILQVFVQLGYWMHMKDKGHLMPILFMAFGFFVAFTCIIMALYWVWW, from the coding sequence ATGTCGGCACAGGATAAGACAGATCAACAGCCTGTGAAACACCGTCACCGGACGGAAGGGCCGCAGAAACACGTCGTGGTGTTTGTGTTCTCCATTATTCTCACGCTGATTGCGTTTGCGGCTGCTTCTGCCGGAGGGGTTAACACAACCTTTACGATTATTATTTTGCTCGTCATGGCTATTCTTCAGGTATTCGTTCAATTGGGTTACTGGATGCACATGAAGGACAAAGGGCATTTGATGCCGATCCTGTTCATGGCCTTTGGCTTCTTCGTAGCCTTTACGTGCATCATAATGGCACTCTATTGGGTCTGGTGGTAA
- a CDS encoding cytochrome c oxidase subunit 3: MTTSHAEPVNDKLPHEPEKATLEGRNKLIAFWLFLGGETVLFGTLFATFLALRGQTNDGPTANELFHLPLVAAATFILLVSSLTSVFAIQAMHKGKRDALALWLGITVVLGMGFLALEIYEFYEYVKHKEFGMTTSAFSSAFYTLVGFHGAHVAFGIVWIGIIIGQLFKKGLTVVTAPKVYVSAMYWHFIDVVWVFIFTVVYLLGKVG; encoded by the coding sequence ATGACAACCTCACATGCCGAACCGGTGAATGACAAATTGCCGCATGAACCGGAGAAAGCAACACTGGAAGGACGTAACAAGCTCATCGCCTTCTGGTTGTTCCTTGGCGGCGAGACGGTACTGTTCGGTACACTCTTTGCTACCTTCCTGGCTCTTCGTGGCCAAACCAATGATGGACCTACGGCGAATGAACTGTTCCACCTGCCACTTGTGGCTGCTGCAACGTTCATTCTCCTGGTCAGCAGTTTGACAAGTGTATTTGCCATTCAGGCCATGCATAAGGGCAAGCGGGATGCGCTGGCATTGTGGCTAGGCATCACGGTGGTACTGGGTATGGGATTTCTCGCGCTGGAAATATACGAGTTCTACGAGTATGTGAAACATAAAGAGTTCGGCATGACTACAAGTGCCTTCAGTTCCGCATTCTATACACTGGTCGGGTTCCACGGAGCCCACGTTGCGTTCGGTATTGTGTGGATCGGAATCATTATCGGACAGCTGTTCAAAAAAGGACTGACGGTCGTAACTGCACCTAAAGTATACGTCTCCGCAATGTACTGGCACTTTATTGACGTGGTCTGGGTGTTCATCTTTACGGTCGTGTACCTGCTCGGAAAGGTGGGCTGA
- the coxB gene encoding cytochrome c oxidase subunit II yields MMKQWQVAKRILPLLAVFSLLLSACGREDLSVMKPQGPVAQGQYDLMKLSITIMIVVLIIVFAIAAYVLIRFRRRAGQTEMPEQVEGNFKLEVIWTAIPLLLVIVLAVPTVQTIFAQGEDLSNDKNALKVQVTSHQYWWEFTYPQYDITTAQDLIIPTGTKIAFELKTADVLHSFWVPSLAGKMDTNPDGTLNKFSFSAPNEGVYRGKCAELCGRSHAFMEFKVKAVSQESFDRWVNQMKAPAVLPEDTQLAEKFKTNCLSCHAVGDQGGPVAPNLTGIGGKESVAGILLNSREGQEEGSPVLDNMKEWLHDPQSVKPGNTMPNPKDLGLTDEEIDGIAEYLANYKLDYE; encoded by the coding sequence ATGATGAAACAGTGGCAGGTTGCAAAGCGAATTCTCCCCTTGCTGGCGGTGTTCTCTTTGCTGCTATCCGCGTGCGGGCGGGAAGACTTGTCGGTAATGAAACCTCAGGGTCCTGTGGCACAAGGCCAATATGATCTGATGAAGTTATCCATCACGATAATGATCGTGGTGCTCATCATTGTATTTGCCATAGCGGCCTATGTTCTGATCCGGTTTCGTAGACGAGCCGGGCAGACTGAGATGCCCGAACAGGTTGAAGGTAATTTCAAGCTGGAAGTAATATGGACAGCCATTCCGTTATTGCTGGTTATTGTACTGGCAGTACCGACGGTCCAAACGATTTTTGCCCAAGGCGAAGATCTGTCCAATGACAAAAATGCACTTAAGGTCCAAGTCACCTCGCATCAGTACTGGTGGGAATTTACTTATCCTCAATATGACATAACCACCGCTCAAGATCTCATCATCCCGACCGGAACGAAAATCGCATTCGAATTAAAAACCGCTGACGTGCTTCACTCCTTCTGGGTGCCGTCACTTGCGGGCAAAATGGACACAAACCCGGATGGAACCCTTAACAAGTTCAGTTTTTCAGCACCGAATGAAGGCGTTTACCGCGGTAAATGTGCCGAATTATGCGGCAGATCGCATGCCTTCATGGAGTTCAAGGTAAAAGCCGTGAGCCAGGAATCCTTTGACAGATGGGTGAATCAGATGAAAGCACCTGCCGTCCTTCCTGAAGACACTCAATTGGCCGAGAAATTCAAAACAAACTGCCTTTCTTGCCACGCTGTTGGTGATCAAGGTGGACCGGTAGCACCTAATCTAACGGGAATTGGCGGCAAGGAATCTGTCGCTGGCATTCTGCTGAATTCCCGTGAGGGACAGGAAGAAGGCAGCCCGGTACTGGATAACATGAAAGAATGGCTCCATGATCCACAATCCGTGAAGCCGGGCAATACCATGCCGAATCCCAAGGATCTTGGGTTGACGGATGAAGAAATCGACGGAATTGCCGAATATCTGGCCAACTACAAATTGGACTATGAATAG
- the map gene encoding type I methionyl aminopeptidase — MHVDPILKTKEEIGYMREAGRILRSCHQHIEQWMIPGITTAEINERVEEFLAVHGATPEQKGYKGYPYATCASVNDVVCHGFPGAEELTSGDVVTIDMVVNKDGWLADSAWTYGIGETGRSIRKLMRRTEKALERAIAQAVPGNTLGDIGSAIERTARLYRYGIVKPLIGHGIGQYIHEPPNVLPYGKRRTGTMLTEGMVITIEPIFTKGSSGAVVWDEDGWTVRTVDGSWGVQYEHTVAITGDGPLILTNGT; from the coding sequence ATGCATGTGGACCCTATTTTGAAAACCAAAGAAGAGATTGGCTACATGCGCGAAGCTGGACGAATATTGCGAAGTTGTCACCAGCATATTGAGCAGTGGATGATACCCGGGATCACAACAGCGGAGATCAACGAGCGGGTGGAAGAGTTTCTGGCAGTACATGGGGCTACACCGGAGCAAAAAGGGTATAAAGGATATCCGTACGCGACGTGTGCCTCTGTCAATGATGTGGTCTGCCACGGATTTCCGGGAGCTGAGGAGCTGACGAGTGGAGATGTCGTGACCATTGATATGGTGGTAAACAAAGATGGCTGGCTTGCTGACTCCGCCTGGACATATGGCATTGGTGAAACGGGCAGATCCATTCGCAAGCTGATGAGACGCACGGAGAAGGCACTTGAGCGGGCGATTGCCCAAGCCGTACCGGGGAATACCCTCGGAGATATTGGAAGTGCCATTGAACGGACAGCCAGGCTATATCGTTATGGAATTGTGAAACCCCTCATCGGTCATGGCATTGGCCAATATATTCATGAACCGCCCAATGTGCTGCCATACGGCAAGCGCAGAACAGGCACGATGCTTACCGAGGGAATGGTCATTACCATAGAACCCATCTTTACAAAGGGCAGTTCCGGGGCTGTTGTTTGGGATGAAGACGGCTGGACGGTAAGGACGGTAGATGGCAGCTGGGGAGTACAGTATGAGCATACGGTTGCGATTACTGGAGATGGCCCCCTGATTCTGACCAATGGCACATGA
- a CDS encoding transposase, with the protein MEVDGVYINEAGREEHLHRGQHFPADPVLGKSEWKLTEYAFDNHHDGRTDERLVPKENDTDKMGKITNPRRQIEGGR; encoded by the coding sequence GTGGAAGTAGACGGAGTATATATCAACGAAGCTGGACGTGAGGAACATCTGCACAGAGGACAACACTTTCCGGCAGATCCCGTTCTCGGCAAGTCAGAATGGAAGCTGACGGAGTATGCTTTTGACAATCACCATGATGGACGTACCGATGAACGATTGGTTCCCAAAGAAAACGATACGGATAAAATGGGCAAGATCACCAACCCTCGCAGACAGATCGAAGGCGGAAGATAA